In the genome of Amaranthus tricolor cultivar Red isolate AtriRed21 chromosome 15, ASM2621246v1, whole genome shotgun sequence, one region contains:
- the LOC130801722 gene encoding uncharacterized protein LOC130801722, which yields MAFYADEDEIWKCTQHPCKRHRTGVCPLCLKQRLSELCPECASVRPCSCYATTSSSSSASSSFSFHFSDINRISNLIENEPPFQRSRSSAFPFFRSARFSNVDDKNSAEKLAGKSSFWSVFLWQKKQPRTENIEAEMKRSRSVSVVVTGNEVRSSKTGKGWYFPSPMKVFRQSNRTPKFVHERSPLHRG from the coding sequence ATGGCGTTTTacgcagatgaagatgaaataTGGAAATGTACACAACATCCTTGTAAACGTCATCGTACGGGAGTTTGTCCTCTTTGTCTTAAACAACGCTTATCTGAACTCTGTCCAGAATGTGCTAGCGTACGCCCTTGCTCATGTTACGCAACaacttcttcatcttcttcagcATCTTCCTCATTCTCTTTTCATTTCTCCGATATTAATCGGATCTCAAATCTAATCGAGAACGAACCTCCTTTCCAACGGTCTAGATCTTCCGCTTTTCCTTTCTTCCGCTCCGCTAGATTCTCCAACGTTGATGATAAAAATTCGGCGGAAAAACTCGCCGGTAAATCCTCATTCTGGTCGGTTTTCTTGTGGCAGAAAAAACAACCTAGAACAGAGAATATTGAAGCGGAAATGAAAAGGTCAAGATCTGTGTCGGTCGTTGTCACCGGGAATGAAGTTAGATCTTCAAAAACTGGCAAAGGATGGTATTTTCCGAGTCCGATGAAGGTTTTCCGGCAGTCGAATAGAACTCCGAAATTTGTACATGAACGATCTCCGTTGCATCGAggttga